A window of the Xiashengella succiniciproducens genome harbors these coding sequences:
- the purL gene encoding phosphoribosylformylglycinamidine synthase subunit PurL, with amino-acid sequence MSKTETNIHHAEVFGMPSKEFDRVVEILDRNPNLLELEIFSILWSEHASYKHSLKWLKLLPRSGSNVVVEAGRDISGAVDIGDDEVCVFKLESHNHPCAVQPRLGASTGLRAVTRDVFAMGALPLAFLDSLRFGNDSRDTARWLFDEVIKGLSDFERRFDVPIVGGETFFCDTFNSSPIVNNMVIGVAKKDELVSAVARGKGNLIAVIGLATGSEGVDGDAFAADVITGHGTKQTTSDFMKTADVEKSLFRIIRKLIEEKLVIGIQPVGGQGIVGAITEMAARGNSGVTVTTKDVPRRDEGLSPRDILVSETWGRLLLCFDPDKTERIKSIVLEEGVDFGILGEVNDSRRFQLIEEGGLLADIPVEFLGLGGKAPVYDPPFEDDDEYPESVDIETLPEPDHYPAVVRRMISSLNLVSKKDLSKQFYRSLSEDDPSVKYPSDASIIEVSENGKSLLATIDCNPGYMNGDAYKGAQIAVAEAARNIICAGGTPLAVSDCLNFGNPADPKAYGAFVASVKGVADICKYFSLPVISGNVSFYNQRSVEGRIVPVTPSPIIGMVGLLNDKKHHTTLAFKHKGDMIFLIGRSRNDVNGSEYLRRIHKIDETVPPFFDMQEERELHQVISGLINKQLVRSVHDVSNGGLFFTLLECGIPIEFGFDITTDAEIRKDAFLFGESQSRVVVSVAPEQQDDFVDYMVEQEFPFSILGHVTKGEVRIDDESYGFISDIKKDFESYLQKWVDGLV; translated from the coding sequence ATGTCAAAAACTGAGACAAACATACATCATGCGGAAGTCTTTGGGATGCCTTCCAAAGAATTTGACAGGGTTGTCGAAATACTGGACAGGAATCCCAATCTCCTTGAACTTGAGATTTTCTCAATATTGTGGTCTGAGCATGCAAGCTATAAGCACTCACTGAAGTGGCTGAAACTGCTTCCTCGAAGTGGTTCCAATGTAGTTGTAGAAGCTGGAAGGGATATTTCCGGTGCTGTTGACATTGGAGATGATGAGGTTTGTGTGTTCAAACTGGAGTCTCACAATCACCCATGCGCGGTCCAACCCCGTCTAGGTGCATCTACAGGCCTCAGGGCAGTAACCAGAGATGTATTTGCTATGGGCGCCTTGCCATTGGCCTTCCTTGACTCACTCCGTTTCGGTAATGACAGCAGGGATACTGCACGTTGGCTCTTTGATGAGGTTATCAAGGGCCTTTCAGATTTTGAGAGACGTTTTGACGTACCCATAGTTGGAGGGGAGACCTTTTTCTGCGATACATTCAACTCCAGTCCCATTGTCAATAATATGGTTATTGGCGTAGCCAAAAAAGACGAGCTCGTTTCAGCTGTTGCCAGAGGCAAGGGCAACCTTATTGCGGTCATCGGACTTGCAACCGGAAGCGAAGGGGTTGACGGAGATGCCTTCGCTGCCGATGTGATCACAGGACATGGCACAAAGCAGACCACTTCCGATTTTATGAAGACTGCCGATGTTGAAAAGTCACTTTTCAGAATTATCAGGAAACTTATAGAGGAGAAACTTGTAATAGGTATTCAGCCGGTTGGCGGACAGGGAATTGTTGGTGCCATTACAGAAATGGCAGCCCGTGGTAATTCGGGTGTAACTGTTACAACCAAGGATGTACCCCGCCGTGACGAAGGCCTCTCACCACGTGATATTCTGGTGTCAGAAACCTGGGGGCGTCTGTTGCTGTGTTTTGATCCCGACAAGACAGAAAGAATTAAATCCATTGTACTTGAAGAGGGAGTTGACTTTGGTATCCTTGGAGAAGTAAACGACTCACGCAGGTTTCAACTTATTGAAGAGGGCGGACTACTGGCCGATATTCCTGTCGAATTTCTTGGTCTGGGAGGGAAAGCTCCAGTCTATGATCCTCCTTTTGAAGATGATGATGAGTATCCTGAATCTGTTGATATCGAGACCTTGCCTGAACCTGATCACTACCCTGCTGTGGTTCGCCGGATGATAAGTTCACTCAACCTTGTATCCAAAAAGGACCTCAGCAAGCAGTTTTACAGGTCTCTTAGTGAGGATGACCCAAGTGTCAAGTATCCTTCAGATGCCTCTATTATTGAGGTTAGTGAGAATGGGAAGTCGCTGTTGGCAACCATAGACTGCAACCCGGGCTATATGAATGGGGATGCTTACAAAGGAGCTCAGATTGCAGTTGCAGAGGCAGCCCGTAACATAATTTGTGCTGGTGGAACACCACTTGCTGTATCCGACTGTCTCAATTTTGGTAATCCGGCAGACCCGAAGGCCTATGGGGCCTTCGTGGCATCAGTTAAAGGAGTTGCAGATATATGTAAATATTTCAGCCTTCCGGTAATAAGTGGTAACGTAAGCTTTTACAACCAAAGGTCAGTAGAAGGTCGAATCGTACCCGTCACACCTTCTCCAATAATTGGAATGGTGGGACTGCTTAATGACAAGAAACACCATACTACATTGGCATTCAAGCATAAGGGCGATATGATCTTCCTGATTGGCCGCTCACGCAATGATGTCAATGGTTCTGAATATCTCCGCCGGATTCACAAAATAGATGAGACAGTTCCTCCATTCTTCGATATGCAGGAAGAGCGTGAGCTGCATCAGGTTATTTCAGGCCTGATTAACAAGCAACTTGTAAGGTCCGTGCATGATGTGTCCAACGGAGGCCTCTTCTTTACCCTGCTGGAGTGTGGTATTCCAATCGAATTTGGTTTTGATATTACCACAGATGCCGAGATCCGCAAGGATGCCTTCCTCTTTGGAGAATCCCAGAGTCGCGTAGTTGTGTCAGTTGCCCCTGAGCAGCAGGATGACTTTGTCGATTACATGGTAGAGCAGGAATTCCCATTCTCAATCCTGGGTCACGTGACCAAGGGTGAGGTCAGGATAGATGACGAGTCCTATGGGTTTATTAGCGATATAAAAAAGGACTTTGAATCCTATCTTCAGAAATGGGTTGACGGACTGGTATAG
- a CDS encoding FecR family protein yields MMNTSNMIDEIRAARILAGEASDAELKEHKQLLESDLGYREEWNEWLNAWQLGDDAVLQMNIDTDGALAELLEKAKTRTVDVSVRKIRVRVMRLAAAVAAVLTIGIGMRYLIDNSKSEYLNYIAGDRLPMEISLSDGSKVTLNRGASLEVVQPFRGKERRVSLSGEAWFEVAPDSKHPFIVGSGEFEVRVVGTQFNVRNVEGAETFNVEVLEGIVDLVRLTGTDSPLRLKAGDGAVFYHRTKTLDRVRFSMNNIAWKSGRISFDDSPLLDVFATLERVYGTRLVANDASILQERLVGTFAYDDFDHIIDVVCRTFNLRYEGDSAMIMVYRNN; encoded by the coding sequence ATGATGAATACAAGTAATATGATAGACGAGATCAGGGCAGCCAGGATCCTGGCAGGTGAAGCATCCGATGCTGAGCTTAAGGAGCATAAACAGCTTCTTGAATCAGATTTAGGATATAGGGAGGAATGGAATGAATGGCTGAATGCGTGGCAGCTTGGTGATGATGCTGTGCTCCAGATGAATATCGATACTGATGGGGCTTTAGCTGAGTTGCTTGAAAAGGCCAAAACCAGGACTGTTGATGTTTCGGTTAGGAAAATCCGGGTCAGGGTGATGCGTTTGGCAGCTGCAGTAGCAGCTGTACTTACTATCGGCATTGGAATGAGATACTTGATCGACAACAGCAAATCCGAGTATCTGAACTACATAGCAGGGGACAGACTTCCTATGGAGATAAGCCTAAGCGATGGTAGTAAGGTAACACTCAACAGGGGAGCCAGCCTTGAAGTTGTACAACCTTTCAGGGGAAAGGAACGACGGGTAAGCCTCAGCGGCGAGGCCTGGTTTGAAGTTGCCCCTGATTCGAAGCATCCCTTTATAGTAGGTTCAGGCGAGTTTGAGGTCAGGGTCGTTGGTACCCAGTTTAATGTCCGTAATGTCGAAGGTGCTGAGACCTTCAATGTCGAGGTTCTTGAGGGTATTGTCGACCTGGTCAGACTTACAGGTACAGATTCACCACTTAGACTAAAAGCAGGTGATGGAGCTGTTTTCTATCACAGGACCAAAACTCTTGATAGGGTTAGATTCAGCATGAACAACATTGCCTGGAAAAGCGGTCGTATTAGTTTTGATGACAGTCCGCTGCTTGATGTTTTTGCAACTCTCGAACGAGTGTACGGGACCAGGCTAGTGGCCAATGATGCATCAATCCTTCAGGAAAGACTGGTTGGCACTTTCGCCTATGACGATTTCGATCATATCATCGATGTTGTATGCAGAACCTTCAATCTGCGATATGAGGGTGACAGCGCCATGATCATGGTATATCGAAACAACTAA
- a CDS encoding carboxypeptidase-like regulatory domain-containing protein, producing the protein MQGRAYRKLFILQCLLWILSSFYEPCTAQDPATGRIQISYSQLIDTLKVIHGLDFAYDALAINADSVILADPADFSDKGRIISFFENDTVEVNIIGSQVIIGRKAQKDDPLPGIITVSGTVVDAASLMGIPGVNIFVEGHALGTSTNLDGHFVFKIPATMAGQHLLFSALGYQGTGISIPETDTIIEIGMKSHSIWLPEVRITSVDPLRVVREVERRSKANYSSDHMLLTGFFRETIKQNGHYVDVSEAVIEIVKPPYNRISELERVRFVKGRKGSETSAMDLVRFRLVGGPYYFSQLDIIRNGDFLPKAELAQEYKYSYNGMDEEFGKPVYRIGFKPESDKEGIYYEGEMRIDTVSLGMVSIDFKMTEPSLKRSRSMLIKSDAKRFKTKPYYARYLVQYRPWNGIWVLSKVKGELSVRIYDRSEKEKSVFETVSELLITDFEQTIGRIRFPASEYFRPAYSLSDQIGEFDPDFWKFYNVISPDEALESVLKQRNPTE; encoded by the coding sequence ATGCAAGGCAGGGCTTATAGAAAACTGTTTATTCTGCAATGCTTATTGTGGATACTGTCTTCGTTTTATGAACCCTGCACAGCACAGGATCCTGCCACCGGCAGGATCCAGATCAGCTATTCTCAGCTTATTGATACACTTAAAGTCATTCACGGTCTTGATTTTGCCTATGACGCCCTGGCTATAAATGCTGATTCAGTAATATTGGCCGATCCGGCAGATTTTTCTGACAAGGGAAGGATAATCTCCTTTTTTGAGAATGACACTGTAGAGGTTAATATCATTGGCAGTCAGGTGATAATTGGGCGTAAGGCACAAAAGGATGATCCACTACCGGGGATTATTACAGTGAGTGGAACTGTTGTTGACGCAGCATCATTAATGGGTATTCCCGGAGTCAACATCTTTGTTGAGGGTCATGCACTGGGAACAAGTACAAATCTTGACGGCCACTTTGTCTTCAAGATTCCTGCTACGATGGCAGGGCAACACTTGCTGTTTTCTGCCCTTGGTTATCAGGGTACGGGCATTAGCATCCCCGAAACAGATACTATCATTGAAATTGGGATGAAGAGTCATTCAATCTGGTTGCCTGAGGTCAGGATTACAAGTGTGGATCCGTTGAGGGTAGTAAGGGAGGTAGAAAGGAGAAGCAAGGCAAATTACTCTTCAGATCATATGCTGCTTACGGGATTTTTCAGGGAGACCATCAAGCAGAATGGTCACTATGTTGACGTCTCGGAAGCTGTTATAGAGATTGTAAAGCCTCCATACAACAGAATCTCTGAGTTGGAGAGAGTTCGCTTTGTAAAGGGCAGGAAGGGTAGTGAGACATCGGCTATGGATCTTGTAAGGTTTAGGCTGGTAGGAGGACCCTACTATTTTTCGCAACTTGATATTATCCGAAACGGCGATTTTCTCCCCAAAGCTGAGTTGGCTCAGGAGTATAAGTACTCTTACAATGGGATGGATGAGGAATTTGGAAAACCGGTGTATAGGATTGGTTTCAAACCAGAAAGCGATAAAGAAGGAATTTATTATGAGGGTGAGATGCGTATTGACACTGTGTCTTTGGGTATGGTAAGTATTGACTTCAAGATGACTGAACCATCGCTTAAACGTAGCCGTAGCATGCTTATCAAGAGTGATGCCAAGCGGTTTAAGACCAAACCTTATTATGCCCGCTATCTGGTACAGTATCGGCCATGGAACGGGATCTGGGTGCTGTCAAAGGTAAAAGGTGAGTTAAGTGTAAGAATCTATGACCGTTCTGAAAAGGAAAAATCTGTATTTGAGACCGTTTCCGAACTGCTTATTACTGACTTTGAACAAACTATCGGGCGTATCAGATTCCCAGCTTCGGAATATTTCAGACCTGCCTATTCTCTTTCTGATCAGATAGGAGAGTTTGATCCCGATTTTTGGAAGTTCTACAATGTTATAAGTCCTGACGAAGCTCTGGAGTCAGTGCTTAAGCAAAGGAATCCCACTGAGTAA
- a CDS encoding RNA polymerase sigma-70 factor: MTLSAFGTKSDSVINETVFEMLFRTHYASLVVYARRFLNDTDAARDVVQSVFIRVWERRDETPIVNIKGYLVQSVRNRCISLIKDRKRTGTIEEAGRLKDEEPELPDNELIEKVQEVIAMLPPQCQRVFVMNRFDGMKYKEIADNLGISVKTVEVHMGKALKFIREKLPAAIYSLQRS, translated from the coding sequence ATGACCTTATCTGCGTTCGGTACAAAGAGTGACTCTGTGATTAATGAAACAGTATTTGAGATGCTGTTTAGGACTCACTATGCTTCTTTGGTGGTCTATGCACGCAGATTCCTCAACGATACCGATGCTGCAAGGGATGTGGTGCAGTCTGTTTTTATTCGTGTCTGGGAACGACGTGATGAAACCCCGATAGTCAACATTAAGGGTTACCTGGTTCAGTCAGTTCGCAACAGATGTATAAGCCTGATAAAGGATAGAAAAAGGACCGGAACCATAGAAGAGGCTGGTAGGCTAAAGGATGAAGAACCGGAACTGCCGGACAATGAACTTATTGAAAAAGTACAGGAAGTAATAGCAATGCTTCCTCCACAGTGTCAGAGAGTTTTTGTAATGAACCGCTTTGATGGTATGAAATACAAAGAGATTGCCGATAATTTGGGTATCTCGGTCAAGACAGTGGAGGTTCACATGGGTAAGGCCCTTAAGTTTATTAGGGAGAAATTACCAGCAGCAATATATAGTTTACAAAGGTCCTAA
- a CDS encoding LamG-like jellyroll fold domain-containing protein: protein MKKSCIQQVPGLLLLCLGLLILMLSSCSLSSGDKTGLPSLPLISIDFDGEVVNSGVLPVVFRGHGNVSYTDGVDGQALDLSHTALFRKPIIVSNDQVTRITDYPGTTLLLWTRLSPYDFNNYVIVGQKNEIEDFEPFGWTIETGNYGSWSWHMTDGVNEAHYNPLPSRQPINDGKWHMVGFSVNFQKKEVRLYYDGVTVAIYSLAQEDFSIFNSRLFIGADPYSADPVIDCYNGVIDNLTVWSRVLSDSQVKAIFEQYKAPGFKQRMTVPDTISVMSWNTWGGGVRSGKFVGVHRIAEIIRESGADIISMQDGFGTEVTVAEILGFYLYKRSGGLSVISRYPLGETYDIYRRRASGAVTVELPNENPILFCPVYLNFSPNNGPYIMSGVADPDTLMARELESRGAEMRYIVWELQTLVDRNDDVPLILAGDFNSGSHLDWTEENKDLHYGVALEYPATYALTRAGFIDSYRQLYPDVRAWPGHTWSPIFKEVLHDRESFIFYNGSRLEPLHSRVINTHELGFPSDHGALITSFKLKKSDLK from the coding sequence ATGAAGAAAAGCTGTATCCAACAAGTTCCTGGCTTGCTATTACTTTGCCTTGGATTGCTGATCCTGATGCTTTCATCTTGCTCGCTTTCTTCTGGTGATAAAACCGGACTCCCTTCATTGCCGCTTATCTCAATTGATTTCGACGGAGAGGTAGTTAACTCTGGAGTGTTACCTGTGGTTTTTAGGGGACATGGAAATGTGAGCTATACAGATGGAGTAGATGGCCAGGCTCTCGATTTGTCTCATACGGCATTATTCAGAAAACCTATAATAGTATCAAATGATCAGGTGACAAGGATTACGGACTATCCGGGAACTACCTTGTTGCTGTGGACCAGGTTATCGCCGTATGACTTTAATAACTATGTAATAGTTGGTCAGAAGAACGAGATAGAAGATTTTGAACCCTTTGGATGGACCATTGAGACCGGGAATTATGGTTCATGGAGCTGGCATATGACAGATGGAGTCAATGAAGCTCACTATAATCCGCTTCCTTCCAGACAACCTATCAATGACGGGAAATGGCACATGGTAGGTTTTTCGGTAAACTTCCAAAAGAAGGAGGTAAGACTATATTATGACGGAGTAACTGTAGCCATATATTCACTTGCACAAGAGGACTTTTCGATTTTCAACAGTCGACTTTTTATTGGTGCAGACCCTTATTCTGCCGATCCTGTAATAGACTGTTACAATGGAGTAATCGACAATCTGACGGTTTGGAGCCGGGTGTTGAGTGACAGTCAGGTAAAGGCGATTTTTGAACAGTATAAAGCTCCAGGTTTCAAACAACGTATGACTGTTCCTGATACTATTTCAGTTATGAGTTGGAACACCTGGGGAGGAGGTGTGCGTTCCGGTAAGTTTGTCGGTGTCCACAGAATTGCAGAAATAATACGTGAGTCAGGTGCTGATATAATATCAATGCAGGATGGCTTTGGGACTGAAGTGACTGTTGCTGAAATCCTGGGTTTTTATCTATACAAGAGAAGTGGTGGCTTGAGTGTGATTAGCCGCTATCCTCTGGGGGAAACTTATGATATATACAGAAGGAGGGCTTCTGGTGCAGTAACTGTAGAACTACCCAACGAAAATCCGATACTGTTTTGTCCGGTATATCTAAACTTCTCACCAAATAACGGCCCTTATATTATGTCTGGAGTTGCTGATCCAGATACATTGATGGCCAGGGAACTGGAAAGTCGGGGTGCTGAGATGCGATATATAGTTTGGGAACTTCAAACCTTGGTAGACCGTAATGATGATGTTCCACTTATACTTGCTGGTGATTTTAATTCGGGTTCTCATCTTGACTGGACTGAAGAGAATAAAGACCTGCATTATGGAGTTGCTCTCGAGTATCCCGCTACTTATGCATTGACCAGGGCAGGCTTTATTGACAGTTACCGTCAGCTCTATCCTGATGTAAGGGCATGGCCGGGACATACCTGGTCCCCAATTTTTAAAGAAGTACTTCACGATAGGGAAAGCTTTATCTTTTACAATGGATCCAGACTTGAACCCTTGCATTCAAGGGTAATTAATACACATGAGCTTGGCTTTCCTTCCGATCATGGAGCACTAATCACATCATTTAAGCTAAAAAAAAGTGATTTGAAGTAA